Proteins from one Acidobacteriota bacterium genomic window:
- a CDS encoding glycoside hydrolase family 3 N-terminal domain-containing protein — protein sequence MNAAIAPGAPALRLALALLGVLALLGALALLASPAPALAEEATAEPAQELDLEALVGSMTLDEKIGQLNQIPGGRSKNLNSRIDAGEHDRIRRGAVGSYLHVAGAEVLGELQRVAVEESRLGIPLLFAMDVVHGYRTIFPVPLAMASTFDPELVRRTARAAAVEASASGLHWTFAPMVDIARDARWGRIVEGAGEDPYLGARMAAAQVQGFQGEDLAAADTLAATAKHFGAYGAAIGGRDYNSADLSQRTLEEIFLPPFFAAQQVGAASFMTAFNDVGGVPTTANGELLRDLLRDGWGYDGVVLSDWNAVAELIDHGVAGTRRDAAALALAAGVDMDMSSLAFSQQLAAAVRARPELEPLLDQAVLRVLRMKQRLGLFDDPYRYHDPAREATVILSPEHRALAREAARKSVVLLKNDDGLLPLDPDLESLAVVGALADDGLSALGSWRAQGRAEDVVTLVAGLRAALPGKTIHFVPGADSRRGDTDGIPAAVERVKGSDLTVLVVGEDYDWSGEARSRSDLGLPGAQLPLARAVLSQAQESGKPVVVLLLNGRPMTLPWLAEHAGTLVEAWLPGVEGGHGIADVLTGKAAPGGKLPASFPRTTGQVPLYYNHLNTGRPAHPDPERDTARYMDLPITPLFPFGHGLSYADFVYSPLEVQVAEDGTVTASVTVTHAGNGTGEHHAEEVVQLYARDPVARVARPVQELRGFHRLALEPGESQRVRFQLRPEQFAIYHHGQWVVEPGEILLSVGSSSADIRGRGSFVIEAASTSSIPPAAIATPSTATPGELSEGGDTHPAGLIQAYAPSFHRLIDVGAE from the coding sequence ATGAACGCTGCAATCGCCCCAGGAGCTCCCGCTCTGAGACTCGCCCTGGCCCTGCTGGGGGTTCTGGCCCTTCTGGGGGCTCTGGCCCTGCTGGCGAGCCCGGCACCGGCCCTGGCTGAGGAAGCCACCGCGGAGCCCGCTCAGGAGCTCGACCTCGAAGCGCTAGTCGGGAGCATGACCCTCGACGAGAAGATCGGCCAGCTCAACCAGATCCCCGGCGGCCGGAGCAAGAACCTCAACTCCCGCATCGACGCCGGCGAGCACGATCGCATCCGCCGCGGCGCCGTGGGCTCCTACCTGCATGTCGCCGGCGCCGAGGTCCTCGGCGAGCTGCAGCGGGTGGCGGTGGAAGAGTCGCGGCTGGGCATCCCCCTGCTCTTCGCCATGGACGTGGTCCACGGCTACCGCACCATCTTTCCGGTGCCGCTGGCGATGGCCAGCACCTTCGATCCGGAGCTGGTCCGGCGCACCGCCCGGGCAGCGGCGGTGGAAGCCTCCGCCTCGGGGCTGCATTGGACCTTCGCTCCCATGGTGGACATCGCCCGGGACGCCCGCTGGGGACGCATCGTCGAAGGCGCCGGGGAGGATCCCTACCTCGGCGCCCGCATGGCCGCCGCCCAGGTGCAGGGCTTCCAGGGCGAGGACCTCGCCGCCGCCGACACCCTCGCCGCCACCGCCAAGCATTTCGGCGCCTACGGCGCGGCCATCGGCGGCCGAGACTACAACTCCGCCGACCTCTCCCAACGGACCCTGGAAGAGATCTTCCTGCCCCCCTTCTTCGCCGCCCAACAAGTGGGTGCCGCCTCCTTCATGACCGCTTTCAACGACGTCGGCGGCGTCCCCACCACCGCCAACGGTGAGCTGTTGCGGGATCTGCTGCGGGATGGCTGGGGCTACGACGGCGTGGTGCTCAGCGATTGGAACGCCGTCGCCGAGCTGATCGACCACGGCGTCGCCGGCACTCGCCGGGACGCCGCCGCCCTGGCCCTCGCCGCCGGCGTCGACATGGACATGTCGAGCCTGGCCTTCTCCCAGCAGCTGGCCGCCGCGGTGCGGGCCCGGCCGGAGCTCGAGCCCCTCCTCGACCAGGCGGTGCTGCGGGTGCTGCGGATGAAGCAGCGCCTGGGGCTCTTCGACGATCCCTACCGCTACCACGACCCGGCGCGGGAAGCCACCGTGATCCTCAGCCCCGAGCATCGCGCCTTGGCCCGGGAAGCGGCGCGGAAATCGGTGGTCCTGCTGAAGAACGACGACGGCCTCCTGCCCCTGGACCCGGACCTCGAGAGCCTGGCGGTGGTGGGTGCTCTGGCGGACGACGGGCTCTCCGCCCTCGGCTCTTGGCGCGCCCAGGGACGGGCGGAGGATGTGGTTACGTTGGTCGCCGGCCTCCGAGCAGCGCTGCCAGGTAAAACGATTCACTTCGTACCCGGCGCCGACTCCCGCAGAGGCGACACCGACGGAATTCCCGCCGCCGTGGAGCGGGTGAAGGGCAGCGATTTGACCGTGCTGGTGGTGGGCGAGGACTACGATTGGAGCGGCGAGGCCCGCTCGCGCTCGGACCTCGGTCTCCCCGGCGCCCAGCTGCCGCTGGCCCGGGCGGTGCTGTCTCAGGCGCAGGAGAGCGGCAAGCCGGTGGTGGTGCTGCTGCTCAACGGCCGGCCCATGACCCTGCCGTGGCTGGCGGAGCACGCCGGCACCCTGGTAGAAGCCTGGCTGCCGGGGGTCGAGGGCGGCCACGGCATCGCCGACGTGCTCACCGGCAAGGCCGCCCCCGGGGGCAAGCTCCCGGCCTCCTTCCCCCGCACCACCGGCCAGGTCCCCCTCTACTACAACCACCTCAACACCGGCCGCCCGGCGCACCCGGATCCGGAGCGGGACACCGCCCGCTACATGGACCTGCCCATCACCCCCCTCTTCCCCTTCGGTCACGGCCTGAGCTACGCCGACTTCGTCTACTCACCGCTGGAGGTGCAGGTGGCGGAAGACGGCACGGTGACGGCTTCGGTCACCGTCACCCACGCCGGCAACGGGACTGGCGAGCACCATGCTGAGGAAGTCGTCCAGCTCTACGCCCGGGATCCGGTGGCCCGGGTCGCCCGCCCGGTGCAGGAGTTGCGGGGGTTTCACCGCCTCGCCCTGGAGCCGGGAGAGAGCCAGCGGGTGCGCTTCCAGCTGCGGCCGGAGCAATTCGCGATCTACCATCACGGTCAGTGGGTCGTGGAGCCGGGGGAGATTCTCCTCAGCGTCGGCTCCTCGTCGGCGGATATCCGCGGCCGCGGCTCCTTCGTAATCGAAGCCGCGAGCACCAGCAGCATCCCGCCGGCGGCCATTGCCACGCCCTCCACGGCGACTCCTGGAGAGCTATCGGAAGGCGGCGATACCCATCCCGCGGGCTTGATCCAAGCCTACGCCCCCAGCTTCCATCGGCTGATCGATGTCGGCGCTGAG
- a CDS encoding CocE/NonD family hydrolase — protein MPESSRDRRRRPSSIFRESLIQPSPALILSLLLGLLAGWAPALPSYAQPPDPERGAYIRAHYTKSEHRIPMRDGTHLFTAVYRPNDLTDQTYPILLLRTPYDVGPYGADAYRDRLGPAREYEEEGFIFVYQDVRGRWMSEGTFVNMRPMASRPLAPGAIDESTDTYDTIQWLLENVEGHNGKVGMWGTSYPGFYAAAGAAYSHPALKAVSPQAPIADWYWDDMHHHGAFILPLAFNFFSRFGQPRPEPTDQPGVRFHHGTADGYQFFLDLGPLSNVNEKHFKGEIEFWNQIVEHPNYDDFWQSRNLLPHLNEVTAAMMVVGGWYDTEDLYGPLNVYRSLEEKNPGTFNMLVMGPWPHGGWYRTDGSSLGEADFGFSTSKYYLQNAELPFFLHHLKDTSPPALPEALVFETGANRWRTFDAWPPKGVDEQHLYLRADGDLAFQPPTETGTEAADSYISDPDKPVPYTMEITTRWARNYMVEDQRFAAWRPDVLVYQSEPLEEDLTLAGPLDAELWVSTTGTASDWVVKVIDVYPTDEAEFRPDDGRRGPRGDGEPDLRGTQRLVRGEVIRGRFRNGYETPEPFEPGVVTRVPLRLHDVLHTFRRGHRIMVQIQSTWFPFVDRNPQSFVPNIFKATADDFVTVTNTVHRSAEHPSRIRVGVLD, from the coding sequence ATGCCCGAATCGTCCCGTGACCGCCGACGCCGGCCCTCATCCATCTTTCGAGAATCCCTCATCCAGCCGAGTCCGGCGCTAATTCTCAGTCTCCTTCTCGGTCTCCTCGCGGGCTGGGCCCCAGCCCTCCCCAGCTACGCCCAGCCGCCGGATCCGGAGCGGGGCGCCTACATCCGCGCTCATTACACCAAGAGCGAGCACCGCATCCCCATGCGCGACGGCACTCACCTCTTCACCGCCGTCTATCGCCCCAACGATCTCACCGACCAGACCTACCCCATCCTGCTGCTGCGCACGCCCTACGATGTCGGCCCCTACGGCGCTGACGCCTACCGGGACCGGCTGGGGCCGGCTCGGGAGTACGAGGAAGAAGGCTTCATCTTCGTCTACCAGGACGTGCGGGGGCGCTGGATGTCCGAGGGCACCTTCGTCAACATGCGTCCCATGGCCTCGCGGCCCTTGGCCCCCGGCGCCATCGACGAGAGCACCGACACCTACGACACCATCCAGTGGCTGCTGGAAAATGTGGAGGGCCACAACGGCAAGGTGGGGATGTGGGGAACCTCCTACCCGGGCTTCTACGCTGCCGCCGGCGCCGCCTACTCCCATCCGGCGCTCAAAGCGGTATCGCCCCAGGCCCCCATCGCCGACTGGTATTGGGACGACATGCACCACCACGGGGCGTTCATCCTGCCCCTGGCGTTCAACTTCTTCTCCCGCTTCGGCCAGCCACGGCCGGAGCCCACGGATCAGCCGGGAGTCCGCTTCCACCACGGCACCGCCGACGGCTACCAGTTCTTCCTCGACCTGGGGCCCCTGAGCAACGTCAACGAGAAGCACTTCAAGGGCGAAATCGAGTTCTGGAATCAGATCGTCGAGCATCCCAACTACGACGACTTCTGGCAGAGCCGCAATCTCCTGCCCCACCTCAACGAGGTGACGGCGGCGATGATGGTGGTGGGCGGCTGGTACGACACGGAGGATCTCTACGGCCCCCTCAACGTCTACCGCAGCCTGGAGGAGAAGAACCCCGGCACCTTCAACATGCTGGTCATGGGACCGTGGCCCCACGGTGGGTGGTACCGCACCGACGGCAGCTCTCTGGGGGAGGCGGACTTCGGGTTTTCCACCTCCAAGTACTACCTCCAGAACGCGGAGCTTCCCTTCTTCCTCCACCACTTGAAGGACACCTCACCGCCGGCGCTGCCGGAGGCGCTGGTCTTCGAGACCGGTGCCAACCGCTGGCGGACTTTTGACGCCTGGCCTCCAAAGGGAGTGGACGAGCAGCATCTCTACCTCCGTGCCGACGGCGACCTGGCCTTCCAACCGCCGACGGAAACCGGCACCGAGGCTGCCGATTCCTACATCAGCGATCCCGACAAGCCGGTGCCTTACACCATGGAGATCACCACCCGCTGGGCGCGCAATTACATGGTCGAGGACCAGCGGTTCGCCGCCTGGCGGCCGGATGTGCTGGTCTACCAGAGCGAGCCTCTGGAGGAGGATCTGACCCTCGCCGGCCCCCTGGACGCGGAGCTCTGGGTCTCCACCACCGGCACCGCCTCGGATTGGGTGGTCAAGGTCATCGACGTCTATCCCACCGACGAAGCCGAGTTCCGCCCCGACGACGGCCGCCGGGGCCCCCGGGGCGACGGCGAGCCGGATCTGCGAGGCACCCAGCGCCTGGTGCGGGGGGAGGTCATCCGCGGCCGCTTCCGCAACGGCTACGAAACCCCCGAGCCTTTCGAACCCGGCGTCGTCACCCGCGTGCCCCTGCGCCTCCACGACGTGCTCCACACCTTCCGCCGCGGTCACCGCATCATGGTGCAGATCCAGAGCACTTGGTTCCCCTTCGTCGATCGCAATCCTCAGAGCTTTGTGCCCAATATCTTCAAGGCCACCGCCGACGACTTCGTCACCGTCACCAACACCGTCCACCGCTCCGCCGAGCATCCCAGCCGCATCCGCGTGGGCGTTCTGGACTGA
- a CDS encoding transcriptional repressor, with protein MPTTRKNTQQRQAIRSALQEADRPLSPTEVLEAAQTEAPTLGIATVYRNLRTLMEDGWLQSVGLPGNPDRYEIAGKEHHHHFHCRGCDRLFEVADCPGDLQSICPQGFALDDHKIILYGHCSDCSV; from the coding sequence ATGCCTACGACACGAAAAAACACACAGCAGCGCCAAGCCATCCGCTCCGCCCTCCAGGAGGCCGACCGGCCCTTGAGCCCTACCGAGGTGCTCGAAGCAGCCCAAACGGAAGCGCCGACCCTGGGCATCGCCACCGTCTACCGCAATCTGCGCACTTTGATGGAAGACGGTTGGCTGCAGTCGGTGGGACTGCCGGGCAACCCGGACCGCTACGAGATCGCCGGCAAGGAACATCACCACCACTTCCATTGCCGCGGCTGCGACCGCCTGTTCGAGGTCGCAGACTGCCCCGGCGATCTGCAGAGCATCTGTCCGCAGGGCTTTGCCCTCGATGACCACAAGATCATTCTCTACGGTCATTGCTCCGACTGCTCCGTCTGA